The following DNA comes from Chrysemys picta bellii isolate R12L10 chromosome 25, ASM1138683v2, whole genome shotgun sequence.
CTGAAAGTGTGGAACTGATTATTTTTCCATCCAGTAATCAGTAGCATGGAAACAATTCCAGCTCCACCTATGGATCCACGGCTTGCCGTGAATTACATTTTCCAAATGATGTTAATGATTTATTTTGTCTCAAGGACTTCTGaccaaatgtgctcagtttacaagcaAAACAACGCTTTCTCTACCAGTGCTGCAAACCTAGTAATTCTGATCCAGATAAAGTCTATCATAGGTGTTGGTAACACGTTGCTGACCTCTCTGCTGGATTCTGGAGCTGAACTGTAGTAAACAGTGCTTTTGATAATGTGTGAACAAAAGAGAATGCCGCTCACTCTCCGGTCGCTAGATGCATTGGCTGTGAAGGGCTAATATCAGCAGATATGACTGATACACACAGGAGATAGATTTGTGAAGCAAGTAGATGCAATTCTGAAATTGTCAGTTTTCTGACTTCCccatattattattaaattaccCCTTTTCCTAGACAGCCAGAGCTAAATTGGAACAGGGCTTGATCCTTTCCCCACTGACCTGAATAGTGCAGGATAgagtccagagagagagagagctctaaCAACTCTGCTGCTGGTTCCCATTAACTTGAAGGAAAAGCCATGAAAACAGGGGGTCTTTCAAATCATCCCTTTTTTGTTACTAAAAAATTGAGTTACTAAGTGAAAGTAAAAAACAGTATATACTACATACTCCAAATCAGCATACAGTGTACCTACATTGGATAATCTGCTGTAGTTTTAATTCCTGCAATAATTCACCAAATAGTTTAATCTGGGGAAAGCACGAGTCAGAAAACCTGTTGGATAGAGTAACTGGCCCAAGAACAGCTGCTTTACAAACATCCAACCTCATGACTCCTCGGGGGAAGTAGTAGTATCATTCCAGGCACAAAGTTGTTGCTTTGTTAAGTGACTTGGCTAATATCATAGAGCAGTTCTGCAATGGAGGCAGgactagaatccaggagtcctgactcccattcccTCCTCTAAGTACAAGACAATATTCATCTCCAATTCTCTTTGTTCTTTGGCAGCTCCCATTATTCCAATAACAGGATCAGGGAATGAAAAGCCCTGATACACCAGCGCATGGCTATTCCAGGCATATATCTAGTGAGTGCATAATTAAGTGATAACCCTAAGAGGCCTAGCAATGAGGAAAAGGGCAAAGCATCTCCCACAGCCATAACGAGCACCAAGCCTGTGCACTTTTGTGTCACTTCCACTGCACAACCCCTGTGTCTCTCAAATCGGTGTTTCAATCCTGGAGCTAACAGAAGCAAAGAAACAGCCCAGAACTGTTGCCAGCAAAatcattttgacagaaaatgtatTAAGAGTTTTTTAATAATCCATCATGGCAAAGAGCCCACAGCCCTGTGTGTTGTGGTGACGACGGATACACTAGGGTGGCCAGACATCCGGGGAACTGCAGGACAGTTCCTTGTTTATGAACATCAGTTCTGTGCTTCCATCTCCGTTTCTGAGGGATGAGGgacagggacagagagagacGTGATAAGAACAATGGAAGGGATCATATAAATGCAAATTATGATTTACAGTCAGTTGTATCTAGTGTTAgaacagggaaggctgggagtcaggactcccatGTTCTACTATTCCTTGCTGGAGGTGCATGTGTGGTCCAGGGGTTAAAGTAGGGGAATGGCttcttttctcagctctgccatggactCTGCACAGCCTTAGGTAAATCTCTTCTCTGTGCTTCAATCCCCCTGTCTGAAAAATGGAGACACACCTACCTGACAGGAGGGAACGGGGATTGGAAAGCTCAATTCATTGTTCGCAACCTGCTTTGGGTAAGATGTGTAAGTGCATCAGGCACCCAACCACtcttgaaattcaatgggaggtgggtgcctaactcccataggctTTTTTTAAACGTCACCCTTCAATGCCACTGGACGAAAGGCATCATATACAGATAAGGGATTCTATGAAATATTATTATTGCACAGTGTGTAATATGACAGATGAGGAGCTACTTACCCCATTGGGTAGAGGGGAACATCTCACACATACAGAAGCTTTGCTTAGCTGGTGCTTAATTCAGATCCTCTCCAGGCACCAAACCCTGGTGTTACACAAAATGTCAACCACTTAGTTTTCACTCACTGCCTTCACCCTATGCAATACACAACTTTGAATGAGATCTGGCTTTTCAAAGGTGACTCTCTAACAATAGTCTTCATCCTTGTTTATGTCAGACCactggcttgatttttcagagattCTGAGCATCCCCATATTGAGTTCAATGAAGGCagaaggatcaggcccagtgATATCACATTACTTGAACCTCTGGCAGGTCTAAACTCAGGGCTCCAGAAGTGAACAGCAAATTGCAGTAACTCGCTTCACCACACAGGGCCAAATCCAGCACTTCCGTAAGCTGATCAACCCCACTGAACCCAATGAGAGTTGCTCCAGGGttaaatctggcctttagtgCACCATTTAAAGACCAGATTGGGATTTCCGTAGCTGCATCTTGCACCACTGGTTCATACTGGGCCTTTGGCTCCATAAAAGGTGCCCTCTCCTCTGTGTGCCCCAGGTGCAAATGAAATTTCATGCAGGTTTCTCTGGCAGGAACTGGAGAGATGTTTTGGGATGGTTGTCCCCACCCTCTCCAGGAAACTCCCACTTCAACCAGACTAAGACCACGATCTTGCAAGTCATTCTATGTGGACAGTCTCTTGTACCTGCACGGAGCTTGTGACAATTCCTAGCCTCCCGCATCTCTAACTATTACAGGGGAGAACCCAAGAGTACTGACTCCCCTGcgctaacccactagaccccagagccaggggtacaacccaggagtcctggctcccagtccctccactctaaccactaaaccccgCTCCCCCCACATAGCTgggacggaacccaggagtccgggctcctagTCCCTCCACTCTAAGCACTAGACCCTATAGCTgggacggaacccaggagtcctggctcccagtccctaaccactagaccctgctccccccacatagctgggatggaacccaggagtcctggctcccagtccctccactctaaccacaagaccctgcccccccccatagctgggacagaacccaggagtccgggctcccaggcTTTAACCCACAGGCCACCCTCcttcagggcagggggcggggcccgtTTCCATGGCGACCCCCGGCCGGGGGGGGTGTCTGAGGAAACAGGGCAAGGCGGGAACACCGGGCCAGCCGGCCAGGGCCTGGGGCTCAGCGCACCCCACGGAGTGCCTCGGCTTGGCACGGAGAACTACAGACCCCAGAAGCCCTTGCGGCCTCGGCGTGACCCGGAGAACTATATGTCCCAGAAGCCCTTGCGGCGCCCCAGCCCCGCGTGGCCGCGGGTTGTGATAGGCCCGGCGGCGGGAGCCAATAGGCCCGGGCGTTGTTTGGGGGGGACGATGGCTTTCTTCACAGGCCGCCTGGGCCGCCTCTGGCCTCTGCCTCCCGGGGGCAGGTAACGCGCGGCTGCCGgagacccccccccttcccctgggggGCTGAGTGGGTGAGGGGCAGGCCAGGCCGGGACGGGGGCTGAAAAGGGGGGACTGGAAATGGGGTGAGGGgcaggacaggctggggggggggggcaggagaacagggactggaaatggggtgggggggggacagggcagaaaAAGGGGGACTCAGGAGGGGGGACAGGAAGTGAGGGGGAGATCAGGGCAGAAGAAGGGGGACTGTAAATGGGGCAAGGGGGTCAGAGCTGAAAAAGGGGGACTGGAAATGGGGTGAGGGGCAGGAcaggctgggaggggggcaggagaacaGGGACTGGAAATGGAGTGAGGGGGGacaggaggtgagggggaggtCCGGGCAGAAGAAGGGGGACTGGAAATGGGGCaaaggaggtcagggcagaagaaGGGGGACTGGAAATGGGGTGAGGGGGACAGGGCAGAAAAAGGGGGACTCAGGAGGGGGGACAGGAAGTGAGGGGGAGGTCAGAGCAGAAGAAGGGGGACTGGAAATGGGGTGAGTGGAAGCtgagggcaggagagagggggtaagtgtggcagggaggaaggggtggagtgggggaccTGGCTGCAGATGGGGAGGATGGGAGGTCAGAAGCAGTGATGACCCTCTGATCAGAGGGATGCTGTGTGTCACTGCATTGGCAGAGccaagagagagatggatgaCCACAGTACGGGGCAGGGGAGTGTGGTACCATTGGCAAAACTGTGTTGCCGAAGCAGGGCCAGCATCTCTCTCCACTATGTTTGGCTCGAATGAATTATCAGAGGCCCTTATTTAACCAGTTATACCTCCAGAATTGCATTATTAGAATGAAGTctcaacccccccctcccccccccccactgtgtttTACACATGGTGCTTAGATTCCAAACTCTAGGTCATTGTCTTATTTCCTGTTAACCTCTTTCTATTGTTTTTTCACTCTACCAAGCTTCTTCCTGCTGCAGCGCGTTGCAGCCTCCCCCTCGCAGCCCAGGACAATTTCCATCCTCTCAGATGCTTTGGGGCAGCCTCCAAGCACCAGCCTGTCCTTCAGATCTGCAGGCATCTTCCAAAGCATCCCTAGACACCTGTCACCATGGAGCCTTCAACAAATACGCACCAAGGCACGCGGGAATGAATATCAACCAAAGAACCTCAAGCGCAAGCGGACCCATGGGTGGATCAAGCGTATTAGAACTCCCAGCGGGATCGAGGTGATCCTCCGACGCATGCTGAAAGGCAGGAAATCGCTGAGCCACTGAGTGTTGTAGCTGCAGGATCTGTTGAGCATGAAAAGTTTCAGTCAAGCCTGAATAATCATCCGCAACTCAGACCTTTAGAGTGAACCAGCCTGAGAGTTTGCAGTGACATAGACTTCTCTATGTAACACCCATGAGCGACTGACTATTCCCATCATGTTATAACATGTGGTGAAGAATTACTGAGTCTACTTTGACAGATGTGGGATGCTGGTTTTCTTTTCCACTGGCTTCACTTGATGGCTAATTATTTTAATGGCAAAATTATTACAACTGGTGGGAGTAGTTCTAAGGTAAAAATTGTGCATCCATGAGGCGTaattacaaaataataaaaaatcataTCAAGCTTCCTGCATTAAGTTTGTTAATGCAAAGCTATAGGGGAAGAAAAACTGTTttacttctcttttttttttcttgtgggaGTAGCAGGCACactttcttctttctttagaAGCTTTAAGGGATGAGTTTTCAATCTGTGGATGTGCAATTAGCGTTAACCACAAGGCAAGGTCTGTGACTACTCCCCAACGTACCCAGCGAACAGTATGCTGTTGACTCCGctcccctctccactccccactCCTTAGAGGACCCTATCTAAGGACCCTATCTTGCaatgtgctgagtgccctcagagCCGTTTGAAGAAAATGAGCACCTTGCATGACTGGAGCCTAAAGCAAGCATGGGGTAGGGTTCTTTTTTCTGTCAGTTTAGGGCCAAATCTTGCAAAGGAATATGTGCCCATGAAGTGTCCCATTGCAGAAAGTGGGGCTCCAGGCAGCCACAGAATCTACTTGCGTAGACTTAATTGCAGGATCTGAACCTAGTGGTGGAGCTGCAGTCCTGTTATAAACTACAGCAGCAGTGCATGTTGATTTTGTTTTCCTGTTGCTCTGTTAGCAAGAATTCCTTTTGTCATTGGGTAAAGATTCCAATGCCCAGCTTCTTAATGGCACCTGAAGAGTGCCCCAACACCTCACTTAGCACACTTTGGCTTagtttgctgctgtgtgggggtgAAATTCACATCTGTGCCCAAGAGCCCATGCAGGGCCCCTCTGCATTGCCTAAGTTTTCCACTTAGTCCCTCAGTTTAACACTCCTTGGAGCATAGGCTTTGCAAAGACCTTCTgtactggggtgaatttcacactgAGTGTGTGAGACTGTGAGAGCTTTTAAGAACAGAATCTACAGTCTATTTTCAGGATTCTCTAAATACATGGATCAAAATGCAGGGTttgttcaattttaaaaaaaattgacattgaATAGAAATGTCCCCATGGTATcttagttttttaaaatcaaaaattgttttaattatttaaacattCCTCTAAGGTGTTGCAAATGCAAGCAGAAGACAGACTCTAAAGCTGACAAGTTTCAGTTTCCCTCTCCAAGTTTAATGCAGTGTGACAAGTATGCGGGGCTTACTTGAGGGGAAATTAGATGCAAAAACTACCACTAATGCAGCTGTAAAGGTGAGATTCAGGTTCATGATATTCAGGAAATTCCAGAGGTTGAGATTTTCTACCACAAAGTGAATTTAGCCAGATTAACAATCAATACAGGAAGGCCTGGAGCCACAAAGTGTCCATTATAGGTTCCTTACTCTTCAGGGACTGAGCTTGAGATGTCTTGAGGTGATTTTATAAACCTTTCAAGATGACTGTTAATAATGTTGGCCTTGATACTTTAAAGTGGAGAGGAGCCTGAACCTCTTTGGGACAGCATgtggggcaaggagttggggccTGACACAGCTCTCACACATGTCATCTCCTTCCAGAAGAAGTTCAATAATATAACTTCCTTACCCTGACTCCTTAGCACTGGAGGAATCATATGTAGAAGTCCCCATGAGCACCAGTCATGGTCATTTCCAGAGCCCTCAATTTGTAAAATGGGATCCAGTAGGAGGAAGGTGGTCAGTTGTGCTCTAGAGTCAGCTTTAGGGGAATCTAAGAGCAGAACTAATAATTCAGCACCCCAAACATCTGACAGCCCCTCTGCCTATGATAAACACAATCAGTTTGGCATGATCCCTGAGAGGATCACTAGCTAGTACAATGGTTGGTACTATATAAATTCTGTAGCTACTGAGATGGCTGGCTGGGGCGAGCGAGTTTGGTTATGGGGAGGGACCTTGCTCCTTTGGTACCTGTTCAAGGAGCACAACATATCTTTTTATTAAAGGTTGTACTTCTCTCCAGAGGCATGTAGGAAGGGTACAACTTATAAATAGAAGGATTATGTTGCTTTCCCTTTCCTTTGATAACACCGCCTCGGTTTACTGCATTTCAAGCATACTTTAATAatgaaagagaaactgaggctGAAGGAAGCTGGATGATTGGGAATGGGTTCCAGTACTTTTTCCATTTCAGGCTTGGGACTCTTAAGCAAAGACTGCCACCTGTACATGATTTTTCAGACTCTTGTGATGTGCAAAAATGCCTGCTAGGGCCCAATACTAATTTTTTTgtgcaaggatctcaaagtactgtGCTAATTAAGCCTCGCAACCCCCAGTGGCAGAGAGATATTCTCCCTATTTGTCAGaagaggaaactaaggcacaggctGAATTTAAGGAAGGGCTGAGCAACCACAGCTTCCATTGAATGGGAGATTCAGGTCTGCTGCACTGCTGAAAAATCCCTTGTCTAAGACCACAGCTGGCATCAGA
Coding sequences within:
- the MRPL34 gene encoding large ribosomal subunit protein bL34m, which produces MSQKPLRRPSPAWPRVVIGPAAGANRPGRCLGGTMAFFTGRLGRLWPLPPGGSFFLLQRVAASPSQPRTISILSDALGQPPSTSLSFRSAGIFQSIPRHLSPWSLQQIRTKARGNEYQPKNLKRKRTHGWIKRIRTPSGIEVILRRMLKGRKSLSH